Proteins co-encoded in one Flavobacterium sp. M31R6 genomic window:
- a CDS encoding PIG-L family deacetylase has translation MRKLFFKSFLVLVLSIQITYAQKPQKPNSAEIYNQIQKLNFLGTVLYIAAHPDDENTRLISFMANEIHARTGYLSLTRGDGGQNLIGPQLRELLGVIRTQELLEARKIDGGEQFFSRANDFGYSKNPEETLQIWDKEKVLADLVWTIRKFQPDVIINRFDHRSPGTTHGHHTSSAMLSAEGFDLANNPASFPEQLQLVQPWQPKRVFFNTSWWFYGSKEKFDAANKSNLVAIPTGVYYPTLGKSNQEIAALSRSSHKSQGFGSTGTRGEDTEYLEFLKGEPLKDKSSLFEGIDTSWNRVKGGKAIGELITVIANQYDFKNPSASIPNLIKAYTMIQALDENHWKIVKSEEIKKIIAACSGLYLEAVSNSQEATPGSVVKLNLEAINRSPIAMQLASVTTLPDQKTTVLNTDLKNNTLQNSALDLQLPQSINYTQPYWLKEKGTVGLYTVEDQKNIGIPDIIREAKVIFNIKINGIEIPFERIIVYKYNDDVKGEMYNFLDIVPEVTTTIQDKVLLFPDTKPKYVGVTIKAGKNDLKGNLKLDLSKDWKVSPQSIPFQLDKKGMEQTVYFEVSPPAQMSEIVGKSIATIDGVPFDKEQININYDHITKQQILKTSEVKCIRFDLKTNEEKIAYIMGAGDEVPKSLTQMGYKVTLLKPEEITPERLDTFDVVMTGVRAYNTIDALANKQDILFDFVKGGKTMIVQYNTNRDLITSKIAPYPLTISNDRVTEENAEVRFLAPNHPALNYPNTITQSDFKGWKQEQGLYYPKEFDKAFTPILSSNDKGESPKNGALLIAPYGKGNYIYTGLSLFRELPEGVPGAYKLLSNMISIKSSVSIPNQKMKP, from the coding sequence ATGCGAAAGCTTTTTTTTAAATCATTTTTAGTTTTAGTCCTTTCTATACAGATAACATACGCTCAAAAGCCTCAAAAACCGAATTCAGCAGAAATCTATAATCAAATTCAGAAGCTTAATTTTCTGGGGACTGTACTTTATATCGCCGCACATCCTGATGACGAAAACACCCGTTTAATTTCATTTATGGCTAATGAAATTCATGCGAGAACTGGCTATTTATCATTAACCAGAGGAGATGGTGGTCAAAACTTAATTGGTCCACAATTACGGGAACTACTTGGTGTCATAAGAACACAAGAACTTCTTGAAGCAAGAAAAATCGATGGTGGCGAACAATTTTTTTCCAGAGCCAATGACTTTGGTTATTCCAAAAACCCAGAAGAAACATTACAGATTTGGGATAAAGAAAAAGTATTGGCAGACCTTGTTTGGACGATTCGCAAATTCCAGCCAGATGTCATCATCAATCGCTTTGACCATCGTTCGCCAGGAACTACTCATGGACATCACACCTCCTCGGCAATGCTGAGTGCAGAAGGTTTTGATTTGGCCAATAATCCTGCTTCTTTTCCGGAACAATTACAACTTGTACAACCTTGGCAACCCAAACGTGTTTTTTTTAATACTTCTTGGTGGTTTTATGGCAGCAAAGAAAAATTTGATGCAGCCAATAAATCCAATTTAGTTGCAATTCCAACTGGTGTTTACTACCCTACGCTGGGGAAATCCAATCAGGAAATAGCGGCTTTAAGTCGCAGTAGTCATAAATCACAAGGATTTGGAAGTACCGGAACTCGTGGTGAAGACACCGAATATCTGGAATTTCTAAAAGGTGAACCCTTAAAAGACAAATCATCACTTTTTGAAGGAATCGATACGAGTTGGAACCGTGTAAAAGGCGGAAAAGCAATTGGCGAATTGATTACCGTTATTGCCAATCAATATGATTTTAAAAATCCTTCGGCTAGTATTCCAAACTTAATAAAAGCATATACTATGATTCAAGCCTTGGATGAAAATCATTGGAAAATAGTAAAATCTGAAGAAATAAAAAAAATCATCGCAGCTTGTTCCGGTTTGTATTTGGAAGCTGTTTCCAACTCCCAAGAAGCAACTCCTGGAAGTGTTGTAAAACTGAATTTGGAAGCTATAAATAGAAGTCCAATAGCCATGCAATTAGCAAGTGTTACGACTCTACCCGACCAAAAAACTACGGTTTTGAACACCGATCTAAAAAACAACACACTACAAAACAGTGCTCTAGATTTACAATTACCTCAATCAATAAACTATACGCAACCTTATTGGTTAAAAGAAAAAGGAACAGTAGGATTGTACACTGTAGAAGATCAAAAAAACATTGGAATTCCTGATATTATTAGAGAAGCTAAAGTGATTTTTAATATAAAAATTAACGGTATTGAAATCCCATTTGAAAGAATTATCGTTTACAAATACAATGATGATGTAAAAGGTGAAATGTATAATTTTTTGGATATTGTTCCCGAAGTTACTACGACAATTCAAGATAAAGTATTGCTTTTTCCTGATACCAAACCTAAATATGTTGGCGTAACGATAAAGGCGGGAAAAAATGACCTTAAAGGAAATTTAAAATTGGATTTATCAAAAGATTGGAAAGTTTCTCCCCAATCTATACCTTTTCAATTGGATAAAAAAGGAATGGAACAAACCGTTTATTTTGAAGTTTCGCCTCCAGCACAAATGAGCGAAATTGTTGGAAAAAGCATAGCAACTATTGATGGAGTTCCATTTGATAAAGAGCAAATCAACATTAATTATGACCATATTACAAAACAGCAGATTTTAAAAACTTCTGAGGTAAAGTGCATCCGATTTGATTTGAAAACCAATGAGGAAAAAATTGCCTATATCATGGGAGCAGGTGACGAAGTCCCAAAAAGTTTGACTCAAATGGGTTACAAAGTGACCCTCCTAAAACCAGAAGAAATAACACCAGAGAGACTTGACACTTTTGATGTTGTCATGACTGGTGTGCGTGCTTACAATACTATTGACGCATTGGCAAACAAACAGGATATTTTATTTGATTTTGTAAAAGGCGGAAAAACAATGATTGTACAATACAACACTAATAGGGATTTAATAACATCAAAAATTGCTCCTTATCCATTGACAATTTCTAACGATCGAGTAACTGAAGAAAATGCTGAAGTCCGTTTTCTTGCCCCCAATCATCCTGCATTGAATTATCCAAATACAATTACCCAAAGTGATTTTAAAGGATGGAAACAGGAACAGGGATTGTATTATCCAAAAGAGTTTGACAAAGCCTTCACTCCTATTCTGTCCTCAAACGACAAAGGAGAAAGTCCAAAGAATGGCGCTTTGTTAATTGCTCCGTACGGAAAAGGAAATTATATTTATACAGGTCTGAGTCTTTTTAGAGAATTACCGGAAGGAGTTCCCGGAGCCTATAAATTGTTATCGAATATGATTTCGATAAAATCTTCCGTAAGTATTCCTAACCAAAAAATGAAACCTTAA
- a CDS encoding sodium:solute symporter, giving the protein MQLFDWIVLIITLLFIVIYGAWKTRGSKNVEDYILGSNETPWFTVGLSVMATQASAITFLSTPGQAYHDGMGFVQFYFGLPIAMVVICLTFIPIYHKYKVYTAYEYLEKRFDLKTRSLAAVLFLVQRGLGTGITIYAPSIILSALLGWNLTYMNIIIGILVIIYTFSGGTKAVNVTQKQQMFVILSGMLITFFLILDYLPNDMTFDNAMHIAGANQKMNIVNFSFDLDEKYTFWSGITGGFFLALAYFGTDQSQVGRYLSGKSVRESQMGLIMNGLLKVPMQFLILLTGVMVFVFFQFNETPLNFNPNNKITVENSKYKGEYQNLQKDLNKLSEDEKVVNLLYIDQLNQDYDNPTLRKELVDLALKEKELRAKAREIISKADNKAETNDKDYVFFYFILHYLPKGLIGLLLAVIISAAMSSTASGLNALASTTAIDIYKRNVKEEKTEKHYLNASKLFTLMWGIIAIAFACIATLFENLIQLVNIIGSIFYGTVLGIFLVGFYTKKIRGKSIYYSAIISQIAIFIIYYFTNFIYPSGAEKLGYLWLNFIGALLTIVLSYMLQTTIFKTEEQTTLAENITP; this is encoded by the coding sequence ATGCAATTATTTGACTGGATTGTACTGATAATAACACTATTATTTATCGTAATTTATGGAGCTTGGAAAACACGGGGCAGTAAAAACGTTGAAGATTACATTCTGGGCAGCAACGAAACTCCATGGTTTACTGTAGGACTCTCGGTTATGGCAACACAGGCCAGCGCCATTACTTTCCTTTCGACTCCAGGACAGGCTTATCATGACGGAATGGGATTTGTGCAATTCTATTTTGGATTACCAATTGCAATGGTAGTAATATGCCTCACTTTTATACCTATTTATCACAAATACAAAGTCTATACTGCTTATGAGTATTTAGAAAAAAGATTTGACCTAAAAACGCGCTCATTAGCCGCAGTTTTGTTTTTGGTCCAAAGAGGTTTAGGAACCGGAATTACCATTTATGCTCCCTCTATAATTTTGTCGGCACTATTGGGTTGGAATCTTACGTACATGAATATCATTATCGGTATTTTGGTTATTATTTACACCTTTTCGGGAGGAACAAAAGCTGTAAATGTCACTCAAAAACAACAAATGTTCGTGATTTTATCTGGGATGCTGATTACTTTTTTTCTTATTCTCGATTATCTGCCTAATGATATGACTTTTGACAATGCTATGCATATTGCAGGAGCCAATCAGAAAATGAATATCGTGAATTTTTCTTTTGATTTAGATGAAAAATACACTTTTTGGAGCGGAATTACAGGTGGTTTCTTTCTTGCCTTAGCCTATTTTGGAACCGATCAATCACAGGTTGGCCGCTATTTGTCTGGAAAATCCGTTCGCGAAAGCCAAATGGGATTAATCATGAACGGACTTTTAAAAGTACCTATGCAATTCTTGATTTTACTAACTGGAGTAATGGTTTTCGTTTTTTTTCAATTCAATGAAACGCCTTTGAACTTTAACCCAAACAATAAAATAACAGTTGAAAATTCAAAATACAAAGGCGAATATCAAAATTTACAAAAAGATTTAAACAAATTATCTGAAGATGAAAAAGTCGTAAATCTATTGTACATAGATCAGCTCAATCAGGATTATGACAATCCTACCCTTCGAAAAGAGTTGGTCGATTTGGCACTCAAAGAAAAAGAATTAAGAGCCAAAGCCAGAGAGATTATTTCAAAAGCAGATAACAAAGCCGAAACAAATGATAAAGATTATGTCTTTTTCTATTTCATACTCCACTATTTGCCCAAAGGTCTAATTGGTTTATTACTGGCGGTAATCATTTCAGCAGCGATGTCTTCTACCGCATCCGGACTAAATGCATTGGCATCAACAACAGCCATTGATATTTACAAACGCAATGTCAAAGAAGAAAAAACTGAAAAACATTATCTGAATGCTTCAAAACTTTTCACACTAATGTGGGGAATCATTGCTATTGCATTTGCCTGCATTGCCACGCTTTTTGAAAATCTAATCCAACTCGTAAACATCATTGGTTCTATATTTTACGGTACTGTTTTAGGGATTTTTCTGGTTGGTTTTTATACCAAAAAAATACGCGGAAAATCAATTTACTACAGTGCAATAATTAGTCAAATAGCCATTTTTATTATATACTATTTCACCAACTTCATTTATCCGAGCGGTGCAGAAAAACTAGGCTATTTATGGCTCAATTTTATAGGAGCCCTCCTCACTATTGTATTATCTTATATGTTGCAAACTACAATATTCAAAACCGAAGAACAAACAACATTGGCAGAAAATATAACGCCATAA